The DNA segment CTGTAGCCGGCATGCCATTTAAGGCGGAAGTTCCGGCCGAGCTAATGCTGATATGATTGGTGCTGTATTCTTCGGCAATTTTTTTGGCAATTCCCTCAGCCATAGGCGAACGGCAGGTGTTGCCAGTGCAGACAAACAAAATATTATAAGTTGATTTTTCAGTCATGATTCCCCGTGATCTGTAAAATATTTTTAAATTTGATAATCCCCTCCCGGATAAGCTTGACTTCCCCGGAGACGCAATTGATAACTGTTGAGGCGTTTCCGGATGGATTTATATTAAACCTGCATATATAATCTACTTTTGATTGTATATAATCAGGAATATCCTCAATGGTTCTTGGCGGCGACCAACCGGAAATATTAGCACTTGTGGCGGCTAATGGTTTTCCATATTGACGAATAAGGCCAGTTAGTTCCTGCGAGTTGGGAATTCTAACTCCGATTGATTTTTTTGACCCCATAACATATCTAAATCTATCAGAGCGGGATTTTAGTATTATGGTTAGCATTCCCGGCCAAAAAGCGTCGATAATCGCTTTGGCATCGGTTGATAATTCCACATCAAGATTTTCTATGCATTCGAGAGAATCGCACAGAACCGCTAATGGTTTTATTTTGCTTTTTTTCATTTTGAAAATCGAATCAATCGCATCGATATTTTCGCAGTCGCACATCAAGCCCCATACCGTATCGGTGGGAACTAAAATAATGCCGCCCTTAGCTAATACATCAACGGCTTTTTCGATGCAGTTATTGTAATCAGCGCCTTTCATTGTATAACTCGCACTAACCAAGCTTTTTTAAACCCCAAGTCTTTAACCTCGTTGAGAAAACTCTCTCCCTCATCGGAATCATAGAATTCGCCAATTCTGACTTTGTAATACGGAACTTGGTATTCTACAAAAACTCCTTCGGGGAAAAGCGGCTCGATTTCAGTGGCGAATTCCTGCGCCTCATCAAACGATTTCGAAGCAAATATTTGAACTCTGAATATTATAACCGTCTGTTCGATTTCAGCAATTCCGGTCGAATCAAAAGATGAACCTGTAATTAATGCGGGTTTTGCGGAAGAATCAGTCGGTTCTTCGGTTTCGGGCATATCCGTTTGTTTGTTCTTGCCGGTGATTATTTCATCATCGCCAATAAAACCAAGCGGCTCGAAACGATTTTCGGCATCGGTGCGTTTATCTTTGTTAATATCTGAACGGGGTGCTCTGGGAGCACAACCAGCCCAGATAATTAGCAAGACGAGTATCAGCTTAGAGATATTGTTGATATTTGCCATCTTGCTCCAATTTGTTTAACAGTTCTTTTATATCATTTACTTTGGATTTATGCGCCACCATAATTACCCTGTCGGTTTTTACAACGACTAAATCGGCTATTCCATATCCGACAATCAATTCATCATCACTATCATTAATCACAGTACTTTCATAGGTTGAATCCAAAAGCACATTGCCTATAATGATATTATTCATCTTATCGGTCGCATGAATTCGCTGCATCGCCAGCCATGAACCTACATCATCCCATTTAATATCCGCTTTGGCGCACAGGACATTGTCGGCTTTCTCCAATATGGCAAAATCAACTGAAATACTGCTGCAATCGCGATAGAGACATTTAAGCGGTTCCTCATTTCCCCCATCCGAAATTTCAATATCAGAGATATAAGTTTGAAGGCAAGCATGGATATTCGGCATGTACTGTTTTATGGCTTTAAGAAATGCTTTAATGCTCCAGACAAACATGCCTGAGTTCCAAAGATGTTTGCGGTCGAGGTAATATTCATGAGCTTTCGGTCTTTCCGGTTTTTCTTTGAATCCCGAAACCTCATAAAAACTTATGTCATTGACTACTGAGTAGCCAGACCCCATCTCGATATAACCATAGCCTGTTTCGGGGCGAGTTGGCGTAATGCCTATGGTGATTAATTTTTCTTCTTTAGCGGCAACATTAGCGGCGGCGGCAATGATTTTTATCATTTGTTCTTTTGGTTCAATTATATGATCTGAGGAAAGCACAACCATAACGCCATCCGGGTCTTTTATCTGGATATGAACAGCCGCCAGAGCTAAGGCTAAACATGTATTTTTACCCTGAGGCTCCAGCAATAAGTTGTTTTTGCTGAGTTTTTTAACTGAGTTTAATATTTTTTCCTCAAGATCGGCGCCGGTAACCACTAAGACTCTATCAAGCGGAATAAAACCCTCGAGGCGGTCAATAGTTTCCTCAAGCATGATTTTATTGGAAGTAAGTTTTAACAACTGTTTTGGGGTTTTTCTTGTCGAAAGCGGCCAAAATCGTTCCCCTTTGCCGCCGGCTAATATAATTCCATAATTCATTGTAGCTTACCTCTCTTGTTGGGAGACATAACCGTCATTGCTTTATGTTTATACAAATATCTTTTAATTTTTCTGGTTGATGTTTTCTCAAAATCTTCATCCCGAATGACAATATACTTTACACGTTTATAATTGGCTAATTGTTCTGATTGTTTGGCAACTTCGAGTTTAACAGTCTTCTCAATATTCTCTTCATCTAAAGTAATGCCTTTTTCAACTGCCCGTTCGCTAAAGTATTCAAGATCGGGCACAATTACAGCCTTGATTTCCTCTCCCCCGCCGGATGATTCGATAGGCTGTCCCAAAATTAGCGACTCCAGAATATAGGGGGATTTATTGAGGATAAATTCAATTTCTTCAGGGTAAACATTTTTACCGCCCGGCGTTACGATTAAATTCTTTTTTCTGCCTGTAATGTAATAGTAACCATTGTCATCGACGCGGCCCAAATCGCCGGTATAAAGCCAACCATCCCTTAAGACCTCATCCGTTGCTTTAATATTTTTAAAATAGCCTTTCATTATCATAGGCCCCTTAACTATTATTTCGCCGATATTCTGTTTGTTAATATCGACTATTTTAATCTGCGCTCCGGGAACAGCAACTCCAATCGAATTATTAATATATTTATCGGGCGGATTTACCGTAAGCACCGGCGCTGATTCGGTAAGTCCGTATCCCTGAATAAGTCGAAAGCCAAGGAAGTTAAAAGCTTCGGCAATATCCGGAGACAGCGGCGCGCCGCCGGACACCATTAATCTCAGTGATGACATACCGGCTTTCTCGCGCAAACCGCTAAACAGCCGTCCGCCGGTTTCCACATTGATGGATTTCTTCAGAAATCTGGTTAGATTATAGATGGTCTTAAAAACTGCTCTGGTAAAAGGCGGCTTTTTAGATATGGCTCTGGTTAAACCGGCAAACATTTTCTCGAATACAAGCGGCACTCCCACCAAAATTGTAGCTTTAGTATTTTTAATGTCCCCCACAATCTGCTTGGAGGCTAAACCTCTGGCATAAGTTATGGACGAACCGCTGCTTAATGGTCCCAAAAAACCGCAAGTGCATTCAAATGTATGATGAATAGGCAGAATGGAAATGAAGTTGTCTTCAGGATACATGTTTACTATTTTAAGTACGCCATGTATATCGCCGGTGATATTGCCGTGGGAAAGCATCACGCCCTTAGCCAGGCCGGTTGTGCCGGAGGTGAAAATTATCGCCGCTAACTCGTCTATATCGGTTGCCGGAACTTCTATAACCTCCGGTTTTTCATCCGCAAACAGATAGTCGGTAGAACCATTGTATTCATCCATGCAGATAACGGCATTTAGCGTTTTGATTCTATCAATCAGGGGTTCAATATCAGGATAGAATTTGCTTGAGACAACCACAGCTTTAGCTTCCGAGCTGTTTAATATAAAGCTCCATTCGGATATTTTCTGCAAAGCATCAAGAGGAACATTTGCTGCCTCTAAAAAAAGAGAGGCAAAATAAGAGGCTCCCCATGCCGGACGGTTTTCAGACAGAATCGCAACTTTATCATGGGGCTGGATGCCGGCTTGGCGAAGAGCTGAAGCTGCCTGCATAACCATATGATAAAAGCCATCATAGGTAATTTCATTAAACTTTTTACCATCATGCTCCCTCATTACCGTTCGGGAACCGTATTTCAGCCGGCTCTGAGCAAGCATTTGGGGAAGATTCAACTTGTTTATTGGCTTCATTTC comes from the Candidatus Zixiibacteriota bacterium genome and includes:
- a CDS encoding threonylcarbamoyl-AMP synthase, translated to MKGADYNNCIEKAVDVLAKGGIILVPTDTVWGLMCDCENIDAIDSIFKMKKSKIKPLAVLCDSLECIENLDVELSTDAKAIIDAFWPGMLTIILKSRSDRFRYVMGSKKSIGVRIPNSQELTGLIRQYGKPLAATSANISGWSPPRTIEDIPDYIQSKVDYICRFNINPSGNASTVINCVSGEVKLIREGIIKFKNILQITGNHD
- a CDS encoding NTP transferase domain-containing protein gives rise to the protein MNYGIILAGGKGERFWPLSTRKTPKQLLKLTSNKIMLEETIDRLEGFIPLDRVLVVTGADLEEKILNSVKKLSKNNLLLEPQGKNTCLALALAAVHIQIKDPDGVMVVLSSDHIIEPKEQMIKIIAAAANVAAKEEKLITIGITPTRPETGYGYIEMGSGYSVVNDISFYEVSGFKEKPERPKAHEYYLDRKHLWNSGMFVWSIKAFLKAIKQYMPNIHACLQTYISDIEISDGGNEEPLKCLYRDCSSISVDFAILEKADNVLCAKADIKWDDVGSWLAMQRIHATDKMNNIIIGNVLLDSTYESTVINDSDDELIVGYGIADLVVVKTDRVIMVAHKSKVNDIKELLNKLEQDGKYQQYL
- a CDS encoding SPOR domain-containing protein; the encoded protein is MANINNISKLILVLLIIWAGCAPRAPRSDINKDKRTDAENRFEPLGFIGDDEIITGKNKQTDMPETEEPTDSSAKPALITGSSFDSTGIAEIEQTVIIFRVQIFASKSFDEAQEFATEIEPLFPEGVFVEYQVPYYKVRIGEFYDSDEGESFLNEVKDLGFKKAWLVRVIQ
- a CDS encoding AMP-binding protein — translated: MTEMKPINKLNLPQMLAQSRLKYGSRTVMREHDGKKFNEITYDGFYHMVMQAASALRQAGIQPHDKVAILSENRPAWGASYFASLFLEAANVPLDALQKISEWSFILNSSEAKAVVVSSKFYPDIEPLIDRIKTLNAVICMDEYNGSTDYLFADEKPEVIEVPATDIDELAAIIFTSGTTGLAKGVMLSHGNITGDIHGVLKIVNMYPEDNFISILPIHHTFECTCGFLGPLSSGSSITYARGLASKQIVGDIKNTKATILVGVPLVFEKMFAGLTRAISKKPPFTRAVFKTIYNLTRFLKKSINVETGGRLFSGLREKAGMSSLRLMVSGGAPLSPDIAEAFNFLGFRLIQGYGLTESAPVLTVNPPDKYINNSIGVAVPGAQIKIVDINKQNIGEIIVKGPMIMKGYFKNIKATDEVLRDGWLYTGDLGRVDDNGYYYITGRKKNLIVTPGGKNVYPEEIEFILNKSPYILESLILGQPIESSGGGEEIKAVIVPDLEYFSERAVEKGITLDEENIEKTVKLEVAKQSEQLANYKRVKYIVIRDEDFEKTSTRKIKRYLYKHKAMTVMSPNKRGKLQ